Part of the uncultured Anaeromusa sp. genome is shown below.
GCTGGGTGGGAACAAGTAGCGCCGTTGGTGCCGGAGAGCACGCTGCGCTATTTGCGCTCTTCGGCAGCGGCGGAAGTGTTGGCGGCCATTCGCGCTAGCGATTCGCGTCATTGATTTACAAGTTGTGTTTTGAAGAGGAAGCTGCGTGCATCTTGTGCAGGCAGCTTTGTTGTAGTATGCTGAAACGGAATTTACAGCAGTTGAGTAAAGGGGTCATCGTGTGAAACAGCTTACATTAGAAGAGGTGCTGGCGGCTAAAGAGGCTAGGCAAGAGCGCCAGCAGGCGTTGCGTTTGCGCACTGCCTTGCCGTTGGTCAGCATTACCTTGAATATTCCGGGGCCAATCAAGGATAGTGAAGTTCTCCGCTCCTTGTGTCGGGCGGCGGCGGATGCTTTAGGCGCGCTTTTTACGGTGGCTGCGGAAGAACGTACCTATGCGACTACAGGTCCGGAAATTTTGCTGGCCCTTGACGCGGCGGCGGCGGAAATTAAGGCGGCGGCGGTAGAATTGGAAGAAAGCCGCAGTTACGGGCGCTTATGGGATATTGACGTATTTACTGCGGATGGAGAGCTTTTGTCGCGGCAGCAACAGGGACGTCACCGCTCGTGCTTGCTCTGCGCGGCTGACGCGCGGCTGTGTATGAGGGAGAGACGACACTCGGCAGCGGAGCTGGCGAGTGCGGTGCAGCAAAAATTGCTTTCCTTTCAGGCGGAACAAACCAGGCGCGTACGTCCGGCGGCGGAAAAGTTGGCTGTTTTGGCGGTAGAGGCGATGCTGTATGAAGTGGCTGCCACACCGGCCCCGGGATTGGTGGACCGCGCTAACAGCGGGGCTCATCAAGATATGGATATTTTCACGTTTTTGTCTAGCTCTGCGGCGTTGTCTCATACCCTGGGCCGCTGTGCGGAAGCGGCTTTTCGCCACAAAGGGACGCTGGAAGAGCTGTTGCCCTTGCTGCGCGTGCTCGGCCTGGAAGGGGAAAGGTCTATGCTGGCGGCTACACGAGGCGTCAATACGCAAAAAGGCTTGCTCTTTTCCTTGGGGCTGGCCGTGGCGGCGGCAGCCTGGGTGCTGCATAAAGGGGAGCCGCTGCATGCGGAGGCGGTTTTAACTGCGGCGGCAGAAATGGTGCAAGGTATTGTGGAAGCGGAGTTGAAGTCTCTGGCTCGTAAAAAGCCGGAAGAACTGACAGCTGGCGAACGCTTGTATCTGGAATATGGCGTGCAGGGTATTCGCGGCGAAGTGGCGGCGGCGCTGCCGGCTGTGCGCTTATGCGGTCTGCCGAAACTGCGAGAAGCGTTGGCGGCTGGACTGAGCGTCAACGACGCTTTAGTGCAGACGTTGCTGGAACTATTTATGACTGTTGATGATACTACAGTCATGAATCGCCATGATGTAGAAACGATGCGCGGCTGGGTACGCCAGCAGACGACGGCGGTTTTAGCTTCCGGAGGCATGCTGGCTGCCGACGGGCAGCAGCGCTTAGCTAAGATGGATGCGCTGTTTATTGCGCGGAATATCAGCCCTGGCGGGGCGGCGGACATGCTGGCGGTAACTTGGTTTTTGCATCGTCTGGAAGACTGGCGGTACGAGCAGGAATGACATAGATGCAGGGCGAATTCTCCTCTTAAAGAAGCGAAGGCAAAAGGGGGCGAAGCTATGAGTGTGCAAAAAGCGGCGCTGCGTGAACGGACACGAGAGATTGCCCGCGTTTTCATTCGTCATGGCTTTGGCTTTCTTTTGCGTGATCTGGATTGGCGGCAGGTGGGCAAAGGCGACGAAGGCTTGCTGGTAGCTAAAGATTTTTATACGGATGCACAGCAGGAGAAAATCCGGACTATGTCGCAGCGACTGCCGTTGATGTTGGAGGAATTGGGGCCTACTTTCATTAAGTTTGGTCAGTTTCTCAGCAGCCGGCCGGATTTGCTGCCGGATTTCTTACTGGAAGCCTTGGAACGCTTGCATGAGCAGGTGGCCCCTATTCCCTTTGCCGAGGTGGAAGCGGCTCTAGATGGTAATCTTCCTTCGTGGCGGCAGGATTTTTTGCAGGTGGAGCCAGAGCCGCTTGGCATGGGGTCTATTGCGCAGATTCATCGCGCCCGGCTGCAGGATGGCCGTGTTGTGGTGGTCAAAGTACGCAAACCCGGCGTGGTAGATACTATAGAAGTGGATTTAGCGATTTTGAAGCGTACCGCGGCCTTCATCGGCGAGCAGCCTGAGGTGAAGCGTATTATCGCATTAGAACAACTGGTGTCTGTTTTTGCTCATGGCCTGCAGAAGGAAACGGATTTTGCCGTAGAAGCGGTGAATATGACGCTCTTTGCCAGGAAGCTGCCTAAAGACGGGCGCATCCGCATTCCAGCCTGTTTGCCGGAATGGAGCAATCAGGCTGTGCTGACCATGGAATACATTGAAGCGTTG
Proteins encoded:
- the citX gene encoding citrate lyase holo-[acyl-carrier protein] synthase; its protein translation is MKQLTLEEVLAAKEARQERQQALRLRTALPLVSITLNIPGPIKDSEVLRSLCRAAADALGALFTVAAEERTYATTGPEILLALDAAAAEIKAAAVELEESRSYGRLWDIDVFTADGELLSRQQQGRHRSCLLCAADARLCMRERRHSAAELASAVQQKLLSFQAEQTRRVRPAAEKLAVLAVEAMLYEVAATPAPGLVDRANSGAHQDMDIFTFLSSSAALSHTLGRCAEAAFRHKGTLEELLPLLRVLGLEGERSMLAATRGVNTQKGLLFSLGLAVAAAAWVLHKGEPLHAEAVLTAAAEMVQGIVEAELKSLARKKPEELTAGERLYLEYGVQGIRGEVAAALPAVRLCGLPKLREALAAGLSVNDALVQTLLELFMTVDDTTVMNRHDVETMRGWVRQQTTAVLASGGMLAADGQQRLAKMDALFIARNISPGGAADMLAVTWFLHRLEDWRYEQE